In Mycobacteriales bacterium, a genomic segment contains:
- a CDS encoding Wzz/FepE/Etk N-terminal domain-containing protein: protein MRSSGGSTLQLGDYLRLAKRRWWAIALGLLVGVSAGYAFTATRTQQYTSTASVQVNATGSDSAVANGRTSGEVNLDTEAQLVKSTLVETKARDLLRTSVTPEELGKAVSITVPANTSFLNIAFTTDNPLAAQQGAHAFAEAYLAVRGDTAKASTSAQIKALQTQVNTLGVALRKYSSQLAALSPTSADHAAAQAQVNTITDQLNILQGRLIPLQTTQIDPGLITTDAQLPSTASGPLGILAIASGLLLGLLFGLMLAFAIERADKRVRRSVDLERQFDVPVLVEVPSGTRTDFSLVQSTHSRQGNAFSELRNVLVSLVSDREQIILVAGASDGPAGSIVAANLAVSLARMNLDTVLVCADPSSSGRQILDLDPTAPGLSELLHGGYSVSDLEQRPATAHGLRVIPPGAEAELTSEATQVFLTEQAIRQFRHSARFVVIDAPPMSSGSQAQTLARLAHVTVLVVELGATTHDEVLRAARLIDLVGTRSIGMVAMPRVPVRREKRAQPAATAAATPAAAADRGYAPDRFTPPAPSTSDRYGAEDRYGAEDRYGAEDRYGAEDRYGAAADDLTQQLESRANGTTNGRTARTNGIATNGHTPANGTAAKTNGTKAGGKANGSVTGNGHLPAGADDPAVEAAIDEPTRRITRPAAD from the coding sequence ATGCGCTCGTCCGGTGGGAGCACGCTCCAGCTGGGCGACTACCTGCGTCTCGCGAAGCGGCGCTGGTGGGCCATCGCTCTGGGCCTGCTGGTCGGCGTCAGCGCCGGTTACGCCTTCACGGCCACCCGCACCCAGCAGTACACCTCGACCGCCAGCGTGCAGGTCAACGCGACGGGGTCGGACAGCGCGGTGGCCAACGGCCGCACGTCCGGCGAGGTCAACCTCGACACCGAGGCCCAGCTGGTCAAGTCGACGCTGGTGGAGACCAAGGCCCGGGACCTGCTGCGCACCTCGGTCACGCCGGAGGAGCTCGGCAAGGCGGTCTCGATCACCGTGCCGGCGAACACCTCGTTCCTCAACATCGCCTTCACCACCGACAACCCGCTGGCCGCCCAGCAGGGCGCGCACGCGTTCGCCGAGGCGTACCTCGCCGTGCGCGGGGACACGGCCAAGGCCAGCACCAGCGCTCAGATCAAGGCGCTGCAGACCCAGGTCAACACGCTCGGGGTCGCGCTGAGGAAGTACTCGAGCCAGCTCGCGGCGCTGTCGCCGACCTCGGCCGACCACGCCGCCGCGCAGGCGCAGGTCAACACCATCACCGACCAGCTGAACATCCTGCAGGGCCGGCTGATCCCGCTGCAGACCACCCAGATCGATCCCGGGCTGATCACCACCGACGCGCAGCTGCCGAGCACGGCCTCCGGTCCGCTCGGCATCCTCGCCATCGCCAGCGGCCTGCTGCTGGGGCTGCTGTTCGGGCTGATGCTCGCGTTCGCGATCGAGCGGGCCGACAAACGGGTCCGCCGCTCGGTCGACCTGGAGCGTCAGTTCGACGTGCCGGTGCTGGTCGAGGTGCCCTCCGGCACCCGGACCGACTTCAGCCTGGTGCAGAGCACGCACAGCCGGCAGGGCAACGCGTTCAGCGAGCTGCGGAACGTGCTGGTCTCACTGGTGTCCGACCGGGAGCAGATCATCCTGGTCGCCGGCGCCTCCGACGGGCCGGCCGGCAGCATCGTCGCCGCCAACCTGGCCGTCTCGCTGGCCCGGATGAACCTGGACACCGTGCTGGTCTGCGCCGACCCCTCCTCCAGCGGCCGGCAGATCCTCGACCTCGACCCGACCGCGCCCGGCCTGTCCGAGCTTCTGCACGGCGGCTACAGCGTCTCCGACCTGGAGCAGCGCCCGGCCACCGCGCACGGCCTGCGGGTCATCCCGCCCGGCGCCGAGGCCGAGCTCACCAGCGAGGCGACCCAGGTCTTCCTCACCGAGCAGGCCATCCGCCAGTTCCGGCACTCGGCCCGGTTCGTCGTCATCGACGCGCCGCCGATGTCCTCGGGCTCGCAGGCCCAGACGCTGGCCCGGCTCGCCCACGTGACCGTGCTGGTGGTCGAGCTCGGCGCCACCACGCACGACGAGGTGCTGCGTGCGGCCCGGCTGATCGACCTGGTCGGCACCCGCTCGATCGGGATGGTCGCGATGCCGCGGGTGCCGGTGCGCCGGGAGAAGCGGGCCCAGCCCGCCGCCACCGCCGCCGCCACTCCGGCCGCGGCCGCCGACCGGGGCTACGCGCCCGACCGCTTCACCCCGCCCGCACCGTCCACTTCGGACCGGTACGGCGCGGAGGACCGGTACGGCGCGGAGGACCGGTACGGCGCCGAGGACCGGTACGGCGCCGAGGACCGCTACGGCGCGGCCGCCGACGACCTGACCCAGCAGCTGGAGAGCCGGGCCAACGGGACCACGAACGGCCGGACCGCCCGTACCAACGGGATCGCCACCAACGGGCATACGCCCGCCAACGGCACCGCCGCGAAGACCAACGGCACCAAGGCCGGCGGCAAGGCCAACGGGAGCGTGACCGGCAACGGCCACCTGCCGGCCGGCGCGGACGACCCGGCGGTCGAGGCGGCCATCGACGAGCCGACCCGGCGGATCACCCGCCCGGCGGCGGACTGA